From Pseudodesulfovibrio sp. S3, one genomic window encodes:
- a CDS encoding AsmA family protein, producing the protein MSKIIKISLISAAAIVLLFVVAAIALVVLVDPNEYKAEISQAVKEQTGRDLKFEGDIGFNFFPWLGLDVGPMALGNAPGFAPDEMVRINKAEASIRIMPLFSGNLSVGTVVLDGLTLNLAKNAKGVTNWDDLTKAAATDTKDAVEPTEKKSGDTAKKPSEMLSVQGIEITNANVMFDDRQAGTKTSINNLNLIVGEVGNGVRFPFELRFDLKLDNPNIETRPTLTGFAKLDQDTGSMEIDQFTFSALNLEITGLFFAKAKDGTASYSGELKLAEASVRKLMQEIGMEVPATADPKALEALSADLKFNGTESNVSLEKMTVKLDDTTVTVDGSVKNFNKPAMNLNVNVDTMDVDRYLPPKSDTPGDTTQAGPTAATNDKPAEEPDLSGLKGLDLAAKLTVGKLKVMNLTITDILCQLTAKNGVLKAQPVSLNLYDGSYSAEGWLDANPKVATWGEKGGLKGVLAGPLLKDLVGKDHLHGTTSAKYDLKGFGLTPDNIKKSVTGTASFAFTDGAVMGVNVAKMIRDGWNQLKGKAVSADEPAKTDFAELLGSATITNGLIDNQDLLMKSPLLRVTGKGWANLPRNNTDYTATVTVVGTLEGQDGASMEDLKGLPLPINVKGDLNDPKISLDLKAMGEALFKGTFKQGAKRLEEKLKKDLLGGSQNSGSTGSTTDTKTNNPLGGLLKKK; encoded by the coding sequence ATGTCCAAAATCATAAAAATCAGCCTGATATCGGCAGCAGCAATTGTCCTTCTTTTTGTCGTGGCAGCCATCGCCCTGGTGGTCCTGGTCGATCCCAACGAATACAAGGCGGAAATCTCCCAGGCCGTCAAGGAACAGACCGGTCGTGACCTCAAATTCGAAGGCGATATCGGTTTCAATTTCTTTCCCTGGCTGGGACTGGATGTCGGGCCCATGGCGCTGGGCAACGCACCGGGGTTCGCCCCCGACGAGATGGTACGCATCAACAAGGCCGAGGCCTCCATCCGAATCATGCCGCTGTTTTCGGGCAATCTGTCCGTCGGCACGGTCGTATTGGACGGGCTCACCCTCAATCTGGCCAAAAATGCAAAGGGTGTCACCAACTGGGACGACCTGACCAAGGCTGCGGCAACCGATACAAAAGACGCTGTGGAGCCGACTGAAAAAAAGAGCGGCGACACGGCCAAGAAACCTTCGGAAATGCTGTCCGTCCAGGGCATCGAGATCACCAACGCCAACGTCATGTTCGATGACCGGCAGGCGGGAACCAAAACCTCGATCAACAACCTGAATCTCATCGTCGGCGAGGTGGGCAATGGGGTGCGCTTCCCCTTTGAGCTGCGCTTCGACCTCAAGCTGGATAATCCCAATATCGAAACCCGGCCCACATTGACCGGCTTTGCCAAACTTGACCAGGATACCGGAAGCATGGAGATCGACCAATTCACTTTCAGCGCCCTCAACCTGGAAATCACCGGCCTGTTCTTTGCCAAGGCCAAGGACGGCACCGCCTCCTATTCCGGCGAACTGAAGCTGGCAGAAGCCTCCGTCCGCAAGCTCATGCAGGAGATCGGCATGGAAGTCCCTGCCACGGCTGACCCCAAGGCGCTCGAAGCGCTGTCGGCCGACCTCAAGTTCAACGGCACCGAGTCAAATGTTTCCCTGGAGAAGATGACCGTCAAACTCGACGACACCACGGTCACGGTAGACGGCTCGGTCAAGAATTTCAACAAACCGGCCATGAACCTCAACGTCAACGTGGACACCATGGATGTGGACAGATACCTCCCGCCCAAGTCCGATACGCCCGGCGACACAACGCAGGCCGGACCAACTGCCGCAACCAACGACAAGCCCGCAGAGGAACCGGACCTGAGCGGTCTCAAGGGTCTTGATCTGGCCGCCAAACTGACCGTGGGCAAGCTCAAGGTCATGAACCTGACCATCACCGACATCCTGTGCCAGCTCACGGCCAAGAACGGTGTGCTCAAGGCCCAGCCGGTCTCCCTGAACCTCTATGACGGCTCCTACTCTGCCGAAGGCTGGCTGGACGCCAACCCCAAGGTTGCCACCTGGGGCGAAAAAGGCGGGCTCAAGGGCGTGCTGGCCGGACCGCTGCTCAAGGACCTGGTGGGCAAGGACCACCTGCACGGAACCACCTCGGCCAAGTATGACCTCAAGGGCTTTGGCCTGACCCCGGACAACATCAAAAAGTCCGTCACCGGAACCGCGTCCTTTGCCTTCACCGATGGGGCCGTCATGGGCGTGAACGTGGCCAAGATGATCCGCGACGGCTGGAACCAGCTCAAGGGCAAGGCCGTCAGCGCGGATGAACCGGCAAAAACCGACTTTGCCGAACTGCTCGGGTCGGCCACCATCACCAACGGGCTCATTGACAATCAGGACCTGCTCATGAAATCGCCGCTGCTGCGCGTGACCGGCAAGGGATGGGCCAACCTGCCCAGGAACAACACCGACTACACGGCCACGGTCACCGTGGTCGGCACCCTGGAAGGCCAGGACGGTGCGTCCATGGAAGACCTGAAGGGACTGCCCCTGCCCATCAACGTCAAGGGCGACCTGAACGATCCTAAGATAAGCCTGGATTTGAAGGCCATGGGCGAGGCCCTGTTCAAGGGCACGTTCAAGCAAGGCGCCAAGAGGTTGGAGGAGAAACTCAAGAAGGACCTCCTCGGCGGTTCCCAAAATTCCGGCTCCACAGGCTCCACCACTGACACAAAGACCAATAACCCACTGGGCGGCCTGCTGAAAAAGAAATAA
- a CDS encoding DUF4197 domain-containing protein, translating to MKSKYSPIPLILLLTILVWTAPGHAAWGDAIKGMGDAGATAMGLPYTPSQAEAGIKQVLSMGTDSAVSSLGVNGGFSNNEALALPLPDLFSKASGSAASGLVSALNSAAESSVPSLGPLFQNAIQSLDIGNPASMIGGDDDSITRYFENSARPSLKKLAKPIVSKSLDATDAGQYLNALTAAQQMSNLTGVAFDPVDYVTDRALDGMFSYIADTEKDIRSTGGAGASELLQTLF from the coding sequence ATGAAATCGAAATATTCTCCCATTCCCCTCATACTTTTACTGACCATCCTGGTCTGGACCGCCCCCGGCCACGCGGCATGGGGCGACGCCATCAAGGGCATGGGAGATGCAGGAGCCACGGCCATGGGATTACCCTACACACCTTCCCAGGCCGAGGCAGGCATCAAGCAAGTGCTCTCAATGGGTACGGATTCCGCTGTTTCCTCCCTCGGTGTCAACGGAGGATTCTCCAATAATGAAGCTCTGGCCCTGCCCTTACCGGATTTGTTCAGCAAGGCAAGCGGCAGTGCAGCCTCCGGGCTGGTCTCGGCCCTGAACTCGGCGGCCGAATCCTCGGTCCCGTCCCTTGGCCCCCTCTTCCAGAACGCCATCCAGTCCCTGGACATCGGCAACCCTGCCTCCATGATCGGAGGCGACGACGACTCGATCACCCGATATTTTGAAAATTCCGCGCGACCATCGCTCAAAAAACTGGCAAAACCCATTGTCAGCAAGAGCCTGGACGCGACCGATGCCGGTCAATACCTGAACGCCCTGACCGCAGCCCAGCAGATGAGCAATCTGACCGGTGTGGCCTTTGACCCCGTGGACTACGTCACCGACCGGGCTCTGGACGGCATGTTCAGCTACATAGCCGACACGGAAAAAGATATCCGCTCCACAGGCGGAGCCGGTGCAAGTGAACTTCTACAAACACTCTTCTAG
- a CDS encoding aryl-sulfate sulfotransferase, producing the protein MMIRRLILALFLCTLLYPVNAHARTVHVDSKATQPGDGSSWASAMQELDQALASAADGDQIWVAEGVYTPNPSAGRAATFKLVPGVEIYGGFSGTEVELGKRNFKKHQTTLSGDIGQMGVPDDNVFHVVTGADRAVLDGFTVTGGYSRNARWQGGDQLTASVIVSGPGNGQGAGMINFQASPEVRNCVFQDNQALEGGAVYNMTSPSNDPTGVPETSPRFIDCTFWQNSAMAYGGGVANALRTKPLFVSCEFDSNLSDFKGGGMYNDFGAAPILLNSIFRNNEAVHGGGMANDGGAAPIFYYCTLTGNRSTKDGPAIHQGDTSANTTILIKTVVWANECECKDTRFLNGPGSEIRVQDSVIQGGYKGKSVFQANPSLDRKSETMLNVGYKTNGFRFTADKLDARIKDANRSEFTQNLPSFDSGYTAAVTTALLDTRNAPALPETRSIPVQLPEVAQTPAPQSIATPEPEPEQPKILEQPQVLEQAPKQAPVATPEPVLAPVQPPAPQPEPDALAMVEPQHSVLKESPAPRKSGPKSSEIMLLELDADGNGCITINEAQGPLQQQFWRVDHNGDGCLSKAELDRMDDKSRQEGQDTAEQASQPQPRPQPRPVAQQAKPAAPQPTTTASLAKPQTAAPAKTTALPAASKAESSGSSTGYTLFAPIGGTETYLVDMQGSIFKKWTSKDTSAGAVYLLNNGNLLRTVSPAKGEVRTPFEGKGVNGGIIQEVSPRGQIVWEYSYVSSDVRQHHDVEPLPNGNVLLLAWEMKHASDIEAAGGSLRSHPEGKLWVEHIVEVRKSGPRSGYIVWEWHAWDHLVQDSNQSAPNYASPVRLPQRIDLNYNPTRQADWQHANSIDFNPALNQIVVSLRNTNEIWIIDHSTSTAQAAASSGGLMRRGGDILFRWGNPAAYGASGRPSLMGQHDAQWIPNGKPGDETILIFNNGDRREKRSDIIEIKPEYYFKTTRLNAQVVWSYNDAGGSPFFADHVSGAQRLANGNTLICDGTDARIFEVTGDAKPVWEYKHEGRNKGPDSHLFRATRIPSDHPGIKRLSSQ; encoded by the coding sequence ATGATGATACGCCGACTGATTCTCGCCCTGTTTCTCTGCACCCTGCTATATCCCGTCAACGCCCACGCCCGGACAGTGCATGTCGATTCCAAGGCGACCCAACCCGGTGACGGCTCTTCCTGGGCCTCAGCCATGCAGGAGTTGGATCAGGCCCTGGCGAGCGCTGCGGACGGCGACCAGATATGGGTTGCCGAAGGCGTCTATACGCCCAACCCGAGCGCGGGCCGTGCCGCCACCTTCAAACTGGTTCCGGGGGTGGAGATCTACGGCGGTTTCTCAGGCACTGAGGTCGAGCTGGGCAAACGGAACTTCAAGAAGCATCAAACGACTCTTTCCGGCGACATCGGCCAGATGGGGGTTCCCGACGACAACGTCTTTCACGTGGTCACCGGGGCGGACCGGGCCGTGCTCGACGGTTTTACCGTCACCGGTGGTTACAGCAGGAACGCCCGCTGGCAGGGAGGCGACCAACTGACCGCCTCCGTCATCGTGTCCGGTCCCGGCAACGGCCAGGGGGCTGGCATGATCAACTTCCAGGCCTCGCCAGAAGTGCGCAACTGCGTCTTCCAGGACAACCAGGCCCTTGAGGGCGGCGCGGTCTACAACATGACTTCGCCGTCGAACGACCCCACAGGCGTACCTGAGACCTCTCCACGGTTCATAGACTGCACCTTCTGGCAGAACTCGGCCATGGCCTACGGCGGCGGCGTGGCCAATGCGCTGCGCACCAAACCCCTTTTCGTGTCCTGCGAATTCGACTCCAACCTGAGCGATTTCAAGGGAGGCGGCATGTACAACGACTTCGGGGCCGCGCCGATCCTGCTCAACTCCATTTTTCGCAACAATGAAGCGGTGCACGGCGGCGGCATGGCCAACGACGGCGGGGCCGCACCCATCTTCTACTACTGCACCCTCACCGGCAACCGCTCCACCAAGGACGGTCCGGCCATCCACCAGGGCGACACCAGCGCCAACACCACAATCCTGATCAAAACCGTGGTCTGGGCCAACGAATGCGAATGCAAGGACACCCGTTTCCTCAACGGTCCCGGCAGCGAAATCCGGGTGCAGGACTCGGTCATCCAGGGCGGCTACAAGGGCAAATCCGTGTTTCAGGCCAACCCGAGCCTGGACCGCAAATCCGAAACCATGCTCAACGTGGGATACAAGACCAACGGCTTCCGATTCACGGCAGACAAACTCGACGCCCGGATCAAGGACGCCAACCGGAGTGAATTTACACAGAACCTGCCCAGTTTTGATTCCGGCTACACCGCAGCCGTGACCACGGCCCTGCTCGACACCCGAAATGCCCCGGCCCTGCCCGAAACCCGAAGCATCCCGGTGCAACTCCCCGAAGTGGCCCAGACTCCTGCGCCCCAGAGCATTGCAACGCCGGAACCTGAACCGGAACAGCCAAAGATTCTGGAACAGCCACAGGTTCTGGAGCAGGCACCAAAGCAGGCACCGGTCGCAACACCCGAGCCAGTCCTTGCTCCGGTCCAACCACCTGCGCCTCAACCCGAACCGGACGCCCTGGCCATGGTCGAGCCGCAGCACTCGGTCCTCAAGGAATCGCCTGCCCCGCGTAAAAGCGGCCCGAAATCCTCTGAAATCATGCTGCTGGAGCTGGACGCTGACGGCAACGGCTGCATCACCATCAACGAGGCACAGGGTCCGCTCCAGCAGCAATTCTGGCGCGTGGACCACAACGGTGACGGCTGCCTGTCAAAGGCAGAGCTGGATCGAATGGACGACAAGAGCAGACAAGAGGGGCAAGACACAGCGGAACAGGCATCCCAGCCTCAGCCCCGTCCGCAGCCCAGGCCCGTGGCCCAGCAGGCCAAACCGGCCGCTCCGCAACCGACGACCACCGCCTCCCTGGCCAAACCGCAGACGGCCGCCCCCGCCAAAACGACCGCCCTTCCGGCCGCATCCAAAGCAGAGAGCTCCGGTTCTTCCACCGGTTATACCCTGTTCGCGCCCATAGGTGGAACCGAGACCTACCTGGTGGACATGCAGGGTAGCATTTTCAAGAAGTGGACAAGCAAGGATACCTCTGCCGGTGCGGTCTATCTCCTGAACAACGGCAACCTGCTTCGGACGGTATCTCCGGCCAAGGGCGAGGTTCGCACGCCGTTCGAAGGAAAGGGCGTGAACGGAGGCATCATACAGGAAGTGTCGCCACGCGGACAAATTGTCTGGGAATACAGCTACGTATCATCAGATGTCCGGCAGCACCATGATGTCGAACCTCTGCCCAACGGCAACGTCCTGCTTCTGGCATGGGAGATGAAGCACGCCTCGGATATCGAGGCTGCGGGCGGCTCCCTGCGTTCCCATCCCGAGGGCAAGCTCTGGGTGGAGCACATCGTGGAGGTTCGCAAATCCGGCCCGAGGAGCGGCTACATCGTGTGGGAGTGGCACGCCTGGGACCATCTGGTGCAGGATTCCAACCAGTCCGCCCCCAACTATGCGAGCCCGGTCCGCCTGCCCCAGCGCATCGATTTAAACTACAACCCCACGCGCCAGGCCGATTGGCAGCACGCCAACTCCATCGACTTCAATCCGGCCCTGAACCAGATCGTGGTCAGCCTGCGCAACACGAACGAAATCTGGATCATCGACCACTCCACCAGCACGGCCCAGGCCGCCGCCAGTTCCGGCGGACTCATGCGCCGGGGCGGCGACATCCTCTTCCGTTGGGGCAATCCGGCAGCCTACGGGGCTTCGGGTCGGCCTTCCCTCATGGGACAGCATGACGCCCAATGGATTCCAAACGGCAAGCCCGGTGATGAGACCATCCTGATCTTCAACAACGGCGACCGCCGGGAGAAACGGTCTGACATCATCGAGATCAAGCCCGAATACTACTTCAAGACCACCCGCCTCAATGCCCAGGTGGTCTGGTCCTACAACGATGCAGGCGGCTCTCCGTTCTTTGCCGACCACGTCTCCGGCGCCCAGCGGCTGGCCAACGGCAACACGCTCATATGCGACGGCACGGACGCACGCATCTTCGAAGTCACGGGTGACGCCAAGCCCGTCTGGGAATACAAGCACGAAGGCAGGAACAAAGGGCCGGACAGCCATCTCTTCAGAGCGACCAGAATACCCTCGGACCACCCCGGCATCAAAAGACTGTCCTCGCAATAG
- a CDS encoding DUF1786 domain-containing protein translates to MNTTLCLDIGSGTQDVLLHSPDINIENCPKFVLPSPALQIGRRMEGLRVQGRNIWLHHRNMGGGVTRFINAHLKAGLQVASTESAAYTMADDLTRVTDMGITLTEACPAGFEPVRLTDFDEAWWQTFLTAAELPWPDEIAACAQDHGFHPGQSNRMGRFKLWQNLLHEADGRPEALVYRTPPAMLTRLADLQADIGGGPVADTGAAAVLGALYVDEIERLSHERGITLVNIGNSHLIAFLLFDGRIHGVYEQHTGCVDGDKLWKDLADFRCGCLSFEQVFEERGHGCLCNDLPDGADGFQPTFVLGPRRSMLNGFDVTFPSPGGDMMLAGCFGLIKGLAMQG, encoded by the coding sequence TTGAACACCACACTCTGCCTCGACATCGGCAGCGGCACCCAGGACGTGCTGCTCCATTCACCCGATATCAATATTGAAAACTGTCCAAAATTCGTCCTCCCCTCCCCGGCCCTGCAAATCGGCCGGCGCATGGAGGGATTGCGCGTGCAGGGCAGAAACATCTGGCTCCACCACCGCAACATGGGCGGCGGCGTGACCCGGTTCATAAACGCCCATCTCAAGGCCGGGCTGCAAGTCGCATCCACCGAAAGCGCGGCCTACACCATGGCCGACGACCTGACACGTGTCACGGACATGGGCATCACGCTGACCGAGGCGTGTCCCGCCGGGTTCGAGCCGGTCCGGCTCACGGATTTCGATGAGGCCTGGTGGCAGACTTTCCTGACCGCCGCAGAGCTTCCCTGGCCCGATGAGATCGCGGCCTGCGCCCAGGACCACGGGTTTCATCCGGGGCAGTCCAACCGCATGGGCCGCTTCAAGCTCTGGCAAAACCTGCTGCACGAGGCGGACGGTCGCCCAGAAGCCCTGGTCTACCGGACCCCGCCCGCCATGCTTACCCGGCTGGCCGATCTCCAGGCGGACATCGGCGGCGGACCCGTGGCCGACACCGGAGCCGCAGCGGTGCTCGGTGCGCTCTATGTGGACGAAATCGAGCGCCTCAGTCATGAGCGCGGCATCACGCTGGTCAACATCGGCAACTCCCATTTGATCGCCTTTCTCCTGTTCGACGGCCGCATCCACGGCGTCTATGAACAGCATACCGGCTGTGTGGACGGCGACAAACTCTGGAAGGACCTGGCCGATTTCCGCTGCGGCTGCCTGTCCTTTGAACAGGTCTTCGAGGAACGCGGCCACGGCTGTCTGTGCAATGACCTGCCTGACGGAGCTGACGGATTCCAACCCACATTCGTTCTCGGTCCCCGCCGGAGCATGTTGAACGGATTCGATGTAACCTTCCCGTCCCCGGGCGGAGACATGATGCTGGCAGGCTGCTTCGGTCTCATAAAGGGACTAGCCATGCAGGGGTAA
- a CDS encoding alpha/beta fold hydrolase, with protein sequence MLTFTLVSLAVLVLFTLIRFGAFLVSNALAGQLSEIRRGVDGLSLAVVRGVVTALAADVVALPSCLLLACTERSPGGMGTPILMVHGLYHNRTAWQFFKFRLRRAGFSNLHTFGYNSFTRDFDHALKGMEQKLEALLGKEPDAKVILMGHSLGGLVCRCAAANPRFNHCVAGLITLGSPHKGSDLARFGGNRMARDLIPGRFISRAVAGASDPDCPKLGIYTLTDDYVFPLDMLRTGRTGWQERICSPMGHVWMLYSAEVADMTIDFLVATESAG encoded by the coding sequence ATGCTGACGTTCACCCTTGTCTCCCTGGCCGTGCTCGTCCTGTTTACCCTGATACGGTTTGGTGCATTTCTTGTGTCCAACGCTCTGGCCGGACAACTCTCGGAAATCCGCCGGGGCGTGGACGGGTTGAGTTTGGCCGTGGTCCGGGGGGTGGTCACGGCCTTGGCAGCAGATGTCGTGGCCCTGCCAAGTTGTCTGCTGCTCGCCTGCACCGAGCGCTCCCCAGGCGGTATGGGGACTCCCATCCTGATGGTGCATGGCCTTTACCACAACCGCACAGCCTGGCAGTTTTTCAAGTTCCGACTGCGTCGGGCGGGGTTTTCCAACCTGCACACCTTCGGCTACAACAGCTTTACCAGGGATTTCGACCATGCCCTGAAAGGCATGGAACAGAAATTGGAAGCACTGCTTGGGAAGGAACCTGACGCCAAGGTGATCCTCATGGGCCACAGCCTTGGTGGGCTGGTCTGTCGCTGTGCAGCGGCCAATCCGCGTTTCAATCATTGCGTGGCAGGGCTTATCACCTTGGGGTCGCCGCACAAAGGCAGTGATCTTGCTCGGTTCGGCGGCAACCGCATGGCCCGCGATCTCATTCCAGGTCGGTTCATTTCCCGCGCCGTGGCAGGCGCGTCCGATCCGGACTGTCCGAAGCTCGGTATATACACCCTGACCGATGACTATGTTTTCCCCTTAGACATGCTTCGCACCGGCCGGACCGGTTGGCAAGAGCGGATATGTTCACCCATGGGGCATGTCTGGATGCTATACTCTGCGGAAGTTGCTGATATGACGATTGATTTTTTGGTGGCAACCGAGAGTGCAGGATAG
- a CDS encoding HEAT repeat domain-containing protein — MARLDKFRDKEFLDQITILNEISGSKDPEALPGLVDLLKSPVGDTSIDYMVVNALNAVLSSNEDNVIEGLSDPHSGLSILCIRVAGEYAIKAATAPLVKLAQAEPDIDRLMEILTSLARIGDESAVPVFRGFLFHEDAFIQSSCIEALGKFADPESIEQFKAIILESEAPDRFEVCDITTWKAVEALARQASTDTIAFLVERLHHKNPTVRRIITDALINIGSPCVPQLLGTFDAGDTDSKILAANVLGFLRDRSGANGLVAAFDKGLAQDENVRYAVYEALGRIGTMKGIICLVDGLAETDELILMAVIGGLEQHVNPGMISTLTSLITKADDQSDRLAKAVISSKATAIFDALYESQGVGDALIDALAESKDPEIIEEFRSALNAIGGTRADADLERLPSVATGTRKALAADDSRSMCAMHRAILTDLGFEPFMATNGEEAYDFIEQGEEFEIIITDMNMPIMDGMELVSKIRSTPGLEDIPIIMVTTESEASQQSLAAKTGVTSFITKPFKPDDLKAKILEFTE; from the coding sequence ATGGCAAGGCTTGATAAGTTTCGAGATAAGGAATTCCTGGATCAGATTACGATCCTCAATGAAATATCCGGCAGCAAGGACCCCGAGGCCCTTCCCGGCTTGGTTGATCTACTCAAAAGCCCGGTGGGAGATACCTCCATCGACTATATGGTAGTCAACGCCCTTAACGCTGTGCTGTCCAGCAACGAAGACAATGTCATAGAAGGCTTGAGCGACCCCCATAGCGGCTTGAGCATTTTGTGCATCCGTGTTGCGGGCGAATACGCCATCAAGGCCGCTACGGCTCCCCTGGTGAAACTGGCGCAGGCCGAACCAGACATTGATCGTCTCATGGAGATTCTCACCTCCCTGGCCCGCATCGGTGACGAATCGGCCGTGCCCGTATTCAGAGGATTCCTCTTCCATGAAGATGCCTTCATCCAGTCCTCCTGCATCGAGGCCCTGGGCAAATTCGCAGACCCGGAATCCATAGAGCAATTCAAGGCAATCATTCTCGAGAGCGAGGCCCCAGACCGTTTCGAGGTGTGCGACATCACCACATGGAAAGCTGTGGAAGCCCTGGCCCGCCAGGCCTCGACCGACACCATCGCATTCCTGGTGGAACGACTGCACCACAAGAACCCCACGGTCCGGCGCATCATCACCGACGCACTCATCAACATCGGCTCACCCTGCGTGCCTCAGCTGCTGGGAACCTTCGATGCAGGTGATACAGATAGCAAAATTCTCGCCGCCAACGTTCTGGGCTTCCTGCGCGACCGTTCGGGCGCAAACGGCCTGGTAGCCGCCTTCGACAAAGGGTTGGCCCAGGATGAAAATGTCCGCTACGCCGTATATGAGGCCCTCGGCCGCATCGGCACGATGAAGGGCATCATCTGCCTTGTCGATGGACTGGCAGAGACCGATGAACTCATTCTCATGGCGGTCATCGGCGGGCTGGAGCAGCACGTCAATCCGGGCATGATATCCACCCTGACCAGCCTGATAACCAAGGCTGATGACCAATCCGACCGGCTGGCAAAGGCGGTCATTTCCTCCAAGGCCACCGCCATTTTCGATGCCCTGTATGAATCACAGGGCGTGGGCGATGCCCTGATCGACGCCCTGGCCGAATCCAAGGATCCGGAAATCATCGAGGAATTCCGTTCCGCACTGAACGCAATCGGCGGCACAAGGGCCGATGCTGACCTGGAACGACTGCCTTCCGTCGCCACCGGTACCCGCAAGGCCCTGGCTGCGGACGACTCCCGCTCCATGTGCGCCATGCACCGGGCAATCCTCACGGACCTCGGCTTTGAACCGTTCATGGCCACCAACGGCGAAGAAGCCTACGACTTCATCGAACAGGGCGAGGAGTTCGAAATCATCATCACGGACATGAACATGCCCATCATGGACGGTATGGAACTGGTCTCCAAGATCCGCTCCACCCCCGGCCTGGAAGACATACCCATTATCATGGTCACCACTGAATCCGAGGCTTCCCAGCAAAGCCTGGCGGCCAAGACCGGGGTCACCTCCTTTATCACCAAACCGTTCAAGCCTGACGACCTCAAGGCCAAGATTCTCGAATTCACCGAATAA
- a CDS encoding chemotaxis protein CheX has translation MDVELAKPFIKAAIDVLSTMAFIKPEVGKPYVKRNTVAAGDVSGMVGITGKKNGSVSLSFSKGCAVAIVKNMLGDEIDDIMQDVKDAVGELTNMISGQARAGLAEKGLVFQGSTPTVVMGDNHTISHMAKAPIMAIPFTTKDGTFTIEFCFE, from the coding sequence ATGGATGTTGAACTGGCGAAGCCCTTCATCAAAGCAGCCATAGACGTACTGTCCACCATGGCCTTTATCAAACCCGAGGTCGGCAAGCCCTACGTCAAGAGAAACACCGTTGCCGCCGGAGACGTGTCCGGAATGGTAGGTATCACCGGCAAGAAAAATGGCAGCGTATCTCTCTCTTTCTCCAAGGGATGTGCCGTAGCCATCGTCAAGAATATGCTGGGTGACGAAATCGATGATATCATGCAGGACGTCAAGGATGCCGTTGGCGAACTGACCAACATGATATCCGGCCAGGCCCGTGCAGGTCTGGCGGAAAAGGGACTCGTCTTCCAAGGCTCCACCCCGACCGTCGTCATGGGAGACAATCACACAATTTCCCATATGGCGAAGGCTCCGATAATGGCCATCCCCTTCACGACAAAGGACGGGACCTTCACCATTGAATTCTGCTTTGAGTAG
- a CDS encoding N-acyl homoserine lactonase family protein gives MKTYTIHPIVMGTKVFDKGMMTYQQGYGTPYTIPIYTWYIEGGDKNILVDTGEMQPIVSAEREQAIGGKIYTFEEGLAKYGLKPEDIDIIIHTHLHNDHCENDYKCVNAKIYVHEKEMESVYNPHPLDFRYLEDYVDDAKENGQIVTVAEDTEVLPGITMIHTPAHTPGGMSIKIETDKGSVLICGFCTILENLDPPKEVRAMEMEVIPPGTNTGPYEAYDILLKAKDMADFVLPLHEPKWASMETVPE, from the coding sequence GTGAAGACCTACACCATTCATCCCATAGTCATGGGGACCAAGGTTTTTGACAAGGGCATGATGACCTATCAACAGGGATACGGCACCCCGTATACCATCCCGATCTATACCTGGTATATTGAGGGCGGCGACAAGAACATCCTGGTGGACACCGGGGAGATGCAGCCCATCGTGTCGGCCGAGCGCGAACAGGCCATCGGCGGCAAGATATATACCTTTGAGGAAGGGCTGGCCAAATACGGCCTCAAGCCCGAGGATATCGACATCATCATCCACACCCATCTGCACAACGATCATTGCGAAAACGACTACAAGTGCGTCAATGCAAAGATATATGTGCACGAGAAGGAGATGGAGTCCGTGTACAACCCCCACCCGCTGGATTTCCGTTATCTGGAGGACTACGTGGACGATGCCAAGGAAAACGGCCAGATTGTCACCGTGGCCGAGGATACCGAGGTCCTGCCGGGCATCACCATGATCCATACCCCGGCCCACACTCCGGGGGGCATGTCCATCAAGATCGAGACCGACAAGGGGTCGGTCCTTATCTGCGGGTTCTGCACCATCCTGGAGAACCTGGACCCGCCAAAGGAAGTCCGGGCCATGGAGATGGAAGTCATTCCGCCCGGCACCAACACCGGTCCGTATGAGGCCTACGACATTTTGCTGAAGGCCAAGGACATGGCCGACTTCGTCCTGCCGCTCCATGAGCCCAAATGGGCGTCCATGGAAACCGTGCCCGAGTAA